The following proteins come from a genomic window of Candidatus Bathyarchaeota archaeon:
- a CDS encoding 2-oxoacid:acceptor oxidoreductase subunit alpha: MKELTILLGGPQGAGLDSSAQILTSAFAYSGYGVISEREYFSNIKGKHSYINLRVSSSKFPLALTYPIQIIGAIDAETIFTHFNDLDEQGYLIYNEMVLNEYLEDIPSIDPPLKQRLIKSLKELNLDGSVSSLVKYLKNDKDVNLVALNYSSILAEAAKKFKLSASQAARYISAIIVGAIAGLLKINEENLVFGLKRLFADKQYLIEQNTFISRYTVETVKKQYKLIDFESPKINKNELMIISGNDAVAMGKIVGGLRFQSYYPITPAADESFFIETFEKIKVNNKHLGLIIVFQAEDEIAAIASTIGAALTGVRSATATSGPGFSLMVEGLGWAGMNETPIVITYYQRGGPSTGQPTRGSQSDLLSALFASHGEFPKIILASGDHTEAFYDAIEAFNLAEKYQTPVIHLLDKFLANTIATIDVPKISSIKIDRGKLSLKNEKYKRFNVSELISPRAFLGETVMWYGGEERDEYGHTVEDSINRKVMYEKRMKKLELADEEIPYEKRAIYYGSEEAEFMLVGWGYVKGVALEAIEELSKKGFKGAYLHLRMFSPFPSNYIELIMKKFNGVKILIEHNYSAQAGKLIKLNTGISIENRIVKYTGRPMYTHEVIQAVEKVLKGENRVVLSYGA, translated from the coding sequence ATGAAGGAATTAACAATCTTGCTTGGTGGCCCTCAAGGCGCAGGCTTAGATTCTAGTGCTCAAATTTTAACTTCAGCATTTGCTTATTCAGGTTATGGTGTAATTTCAGAGAGAGAATATTTCTCTAACATAAAAGGAAAGCATAGTTATATAAATCTAAGAGTTTCCTCAAGCAAGTTTCCTTTAGCATTGACTTATCCGATTCAAATAATCGGTGCAATAGATGCTGAAACTATTTTCACGCATTTCAATGATTTAGATGAGCAGGGATACTTAATATATAATGAGATGGTTTTAAATGAGTATTTAGAAGATATTCCAAGTATTGATCCTCCTCTTAAGCAAAGGCTTATTAAGAGCTTAAAAGAGCTTAATTTAGACGGGTCAGTTTCTTCTTTGGTAAAATATTTAAAGAACGATAAAGATGTGAATCTTGTTGCTCTTAACTATTCAAGTATCCTAGCTGAAGCTGCTAAAAAATTTAAGCTTTCAGCTTCTCAAGCAGCAAGATATATAAGCGCTATAATTGTAGGCGCTATAGCTGGGCTTTTAAAAATTAATGAAGAAAACTTAGTTTTTGGATTAAAAAGATTATTTGCTGATAAACAATATTTAATCGAGCAAAACACATTTATTTCGCGATATACCGTGGAAACCGTTAAAAAACAGTATAAACTTATTGATTTTGAGTCTCCTAAAATTAATAAAAATGAATTAATGATTATAAGCGGTAATGATGCTGTTGCCATGGGGAAAATAGTTGGAGGGTTAAGATTTCAAAGCTATTATCCAATAACTCCTGCAGCTGATGAAAGCTTTTTCATAGAAACTTTCGAGAAAATTAAAGTTAACAATAAACATTTAGGTTTAATTATAGTTTTTCAAGCGGAAGATGAAATAGCGGCTATAGCTTCAACTATCGGAGCAGCTTTAACCGGTGTTAGAAGTGCGACAGCTACAAGCGGACCTGGATTCAGCTTGATGGTGGAAGGATTAGGCTGGGCTGGAATGAATGAAACACCAATTGTAATAACTTATTATCAAAGGGGCGGCCCAAGCACAGGTCAACCTACAAGAGGATCCCAAAGCGATTTGCTTTCAGCTCTTTTTGCTTCTCATGGAGAATTTCCAAAAATAATTCTTGCTTCTGGAGACCATACTGAAGCTTTTTATGATGCTATAGAAGCTTTTAACTTAGCTGAAAAATATCAAACACCAGTCATACATTTACTAGATAAATTTCTCGCAAACACGATAGCTACAATAGATGTTCCTAAAATATCAAGCATAAAAATAGATAGAGGGAAGCTTTCTTTGAAGAATGAAAAATATAAGAGATTTAATGTTTCAGAGTTGATTTCGCCTAGAGCTTTTCTTGGAGAAACAGTTATGTGGTATGGTGGTGAAGAAAGAGATGAATATGGACATACAGTTGAGGATTCTATTAATAGAAAGGTTATGTACGAGAAGAGAATGAAAAAGCTTGAGTTAGCTGATGAAGAAATTCCTTATGAGAAAAGAGCTATTTATTATGGTTCTGAAGAAGCTGAATTTATGCTTGTAGGATGGGGTTATGTTAAAGGCGTTGCTCTTGAAGCTATTGAAGAGCTTAGCAAAAAAGGGTTTAAAGGCGCATACTTGCATTTAAGAATGTTCTCCCCTTTTCCATCAAATTATATTGAATTAATAATGAAGAAATTTAATGGCGTAAAAATATTGATAGAACATAACTATTCTGCTCAAGCTGGGAAACTTATTAAACTTAATACAGGAATATCAATAGAAAATCGTATAGTAAAGTATACTGGTAGACCTATGTACACTCATGAAGTTATTCAAGCTGTGGAGAAAGTACTTAAAGGAGAAAATAGGGTGGTGCTTTCATATGGAGCTTAA
- a CDS encoding 2-oxoacid:ferredoxin oxidoreductase subunit beta translates to MELNKYKSEIWVDWCPGCGNFGILLALYKAFNELNLKPEETIIVSGIGCSGKMPYFVNVTGVYSLHGRAIPFATGIKLANPKLTVIIHGGDGDLLGIGSGHFVALGRRNIDITVIMHNNGVYGLTKGQASPTLPRGLKTKSLFKPNLQDSLNPIALALVSGYTFVARGYAMQHEHLKEVIKNAIVHKGSAFIEVLQPCVTYNNIYTAQFYSKKVYKLEEEGWDPTVKNLNEVNEKLFSSLKKALEASDKIPIGIFYKNPHVSIFEERLEEEYRKLPPARQPVSINEETLINDEEFKKLFRNYIIKVKQS, encoded by the coding sequence ATGGAGCTTAATAAATATAAAAGCGAGATATGGGTGGATTGGTGTCCTGGTTGCGGAAATTTTGGGATTTTATTAGCTTTATATAAGGCATTTAACGAGTTGAATCTTAAGCCTGAAGAAACTATAATAGTTTCAGGGATAGGTTGTTCAGGTAAAATGCCATATTTTGTTAATGTAACCGGTGTTTACTCTCTTCATGGAAGAGCCATACCTTTTGCAACTGGAATAAAACTTGCAAACCCTAAGCTTACAGTTATTATCCATGGGGGAGATGGAGATTTACTTGGGATAGGTTCAGGTCATTTTGTAGCATTGGGAAGAAGAAACATAGATATAACTGTAATTATGCATAATAATGGTGTTTATGGGCTTACTAAAGGTCAAGCTTCACCAACTCTTCCACGAGGCTTAAAAACAAAATCCTTATTTAAACCAAATTTACAAGATTCTTTAAATCCCATAGCTTTAGCTTTAGTTTCAGGGTACACATTTGTAGCTAGAGGTTATGCTATGCAACATGAACATTTAAAGGAAGTTATTAAAAATGCTATAGTTCATAAAGGCTCCGCTTTTATTGAAGTTCTTCAGCCATGTGTAACATATAACAACATTTATACAGCGCAATTTTATTCTAAAAAAGTTTATAAACTTGAGGAGGAAGGGTGGGATCCTACAGTTAAGAATTTAAACGAAGTTAATGAGAAACTTTTTTCCTCACTTAAGAAAGCATTAGAAGCGAGCGATAAAATACCTATAGGGATATTTTATAAAAATCCTCATGTATCAATTTTTGAGGAAAGGTTAGAAGAAGAGTATAGAAAGCTTCCTCCAGCAAGGCAACCAGTCTCCATTAATGAAGAAACTTTAATTAATGATGAAGAATTTAAAAAATTATTTCGAAACTACATAATTAAAGTTAAGCAGAGTTAA